The Nocardioides sp. S5 genome includes a window with the following:
- a CDS encoding type ISP restriction/modification enzyme — MSVTIHEVLEDLRASALDERDKGDKFERLVQSFLRTDPEWTAKFDDVWTWTEWPERGTRTDTGIDLVARVRETDTFAAIQCKFYDEHSTVAKGDIDSFLSASSKAEFSARYIFDTAKGWSKNADETLEGQMVPVQRVDVGYFEDAGIDWSDYSWTTPEVLPTTGPKTLRPHQLRALDDVRRGLAIADRGRLIMACGTGKTFTSLRIAEDLVGEGGSVLFLVPSIQLMSQSLREWMVNREVDIRPFAVCSDVRVGRKVSDDADLSTVDLTEPATTDAATLAARMASGRYAFPRMTVVFATYQSIEVVAEAQRLGVGAFDLVICDEAHRTTGVTLAGQDESHFVKVHDGDYLKADRRLYMTATPRVFGDAVRKKATDAEAVLADMGDETIFGPELHRLGFGDAVEADLLTDYKVLVLSVDESYVAEHFQSAMAQSGEIALGDAAKLIGCWNGMRKHFGPADLKGDVDEPMRRAVAFAKDIKASKLAAASFPVMVDRARQDETDERSDLRVEAAHVDGTMGIHERNTHLAWLKEETPEGTCRVLTNARCLSEGVDVPALDAVLFLTPRGSQVDVVQSVGRVMRKAPGKQLGYIVLPIVVPSGVAPEDALRDNERYKVVWQVLQALRSHDERFHAMINQIELNKRRPDRLRIIDVTPGTDRPGQPPEPDSEQLALDYGFDGFRDAMYARIVQKVGERKYWETWAKDVADIAQAHITRINGLLKDPDSNSAKEFKEFLAGLRGNLNEGITRDEAIEMLAQHLITAPVFEALFAGYDFRQHNPVARTMELMLASLEEHNLAAEQASLDSFYDSVRRRVEGVEDAEGKQRVIVELYDTFFATAFKRTVDRLGIVYTPIEIVDFILRSADEVLRAEFGQGLTDEGVHILDGFTGTGTFITRLLASGLIEPHDLARKYAHELHANEMLLLAYYIAAVNIETTYAALRPRFLDAEEVTNPYEPFPGLVLTDTFQSYEDGDRDDLDIFPENNERIARQRALPITVIVGNPPYSVGQDSANDDNANQAYPTIDQAIRETYAARSNAKLMAKIYDSYIRAIKWASLRIQDRGVIAFVTNGGWLESNSADGMRLSLSEEFSTIHIFNLRGNQRTAGQLSQREGGKVFGGGSRATVAITVLVKKPGSDAPATIRYTDIGDYLTREEKLAKIAQVGAVTNLEPALITPNIDGDWASQRAQDFPHFLGLTAGGVFASTGLGVGTARDSWVYASSQTDLERHVRRHIDFYMDNLGAAEPEADLSRGSWGGDIRKHLARGRQVSFTATSVRKALYRPFTRQWLYVDPVLNNRLGATPRTSPSDSHPALGFYCVGASSANPFSVLMLDTLFDLHTTGAGSGGQFFPRWTWEPAAEEGTLDLRGANDSEVLDGYRRIDNVTDEALRRWQAAYDSKWTKDDVFFYVYGLLHSPNYRDRYAADLKKMLPRIPLVSTPADARAFATAGRALSDLHIGYETVTPYRLEGLEAAVQGDPYDFFAVSGKKMRFGDKGKDRAVIHYNDRITLSGVPEDAYRYQLGSRSAVEWIIDRYWIKTDKASGIVNDPNDWSREVGDPRYILDLLARVVTVSVETMRIVDRLPALSLAEDQGGGA; from the coding sequence ATGTCGGTGACGATCCACGAAGTCCTGGAGGACCTTCGGGCCTCGGCCCTCGATGAGCGGGACAAGGGAGACAAGTTCGAGCGTCTGGTGCAGTCGTTCTTGCGCACCGACCCGGAGTGGACCGCGAAGTTCGACGACGTCTGGACCTGGACCGAGTGGCCTGAGCGCGGCACCCGCACTGACACCGGCATTGATCTCGTCGCCAGGGTCCGCGAGACGGATACGTTTGCTGCCATCCAGTGCAAGTTCTACGACGAGCACAGCACCGTCGCGAAGGGCGACATCGACTCCTTCCTCTCCGCGTCCTCCAAGGCCGAGTTCAGCGCGCGCTACATCTTCGACACCGCCAAGGGCTGGTCGAAGAACGCCGACGAGACGCTCGAAGGCCAGATGGTCCCGGTGCAGCGGGTGGACGTGGGCTACTTCGAGGATGCCGGGATCGACTGGTCCGACTACTCGTGGACCACCCCTGAGGTGCTCCCCACCACCGGTCCCAAGACGCTTCGGCCGCACCAGTTGCGCGCGCTCGACGACGTACGCCGGGGGCTCGCCATCGCCGACCGTGGGCGGTTGATCATGGCGTGCGGCACGGGCAAGACCTTCACCTCGCTGAGGATTGCCGAGGACCTGGTGGGTGAGGGTGGCTCGGTGCTGTTCCTGGTGCCGAGCATCCAGCTGATGAGTCAGAGTCTGCGCGAGTGGATGGTCAACCGCGAGGTCGACATCCGGCCCTTCGCGGTGTGCTCCGACGTCCGTGTGGGGCGCAAGGTCTCCGACGACGCCGACCTCTCGACCGTCGATCTGACTGAGCCCGCGACGACCGATGCAGCCACGCTCGCAGCTCGCATGGCCAGCGGGAGGTACGCCTTTCCGCGGATGACCGTCGTCTTCGCGACCTACCAGTCGATCGAGGTTGTCGCCGAGGCTCAACGGCTCGGGGTCGGTGCCTTCGACCTGGTGATCTGCGACGAGGCCCACCGCACCACTGGCGTGACGCTGGCCGGGCAGGACGAGTCGCACTTCGTGAAGGTCCACGACGGGGACTACCTCAAGGCCGACCGACGTCTCTACATGACGGCCACGCCCCGGGTGTTCGGCGACGCCGTTCGCAAGAAGGCGACGGACGCCGAGGCCGTGCTCGCCGACATGGGTGACGAGACGATCTTCGGACCCGAGCTGCACCGCCTCGGATTCGGGGACGCGGTCGAGGCCGACCTCCTCACCGACTACAAGGTGCTGGTCCTGTCGGTCGACGAGTCCTACGTCGCTGAGCACTTCCAGTCTGCGATGGCCCAGTCGGGTGAGATCGCGCTGGGCGACGCCGCCAAGTTGATCGGCTGCTGGAACGGCATGCGCAAGCATTTCGGTCCCGCGGACCTGAAGGGTGACGTCGACGAGCCGATGCGCCGTGCGGTCGCCTTCGCCAAGGACATCAAGGCCTCTAAGCTGGCGGCCGCGTCGTTCCCGGTGATGGTCGACCGAGCACGCCAGGACGAGACGGACGAACGGTCCGACCTCCGCGTGGAGGCTGCCCACGTCGACGGCACCATGGGCATCCACGAGCGCAACACCCACCTGGCGTGGCTCAAGGAGGAGACGCCCGAGGGCACGTGCCGGGTGCTCACCAACGCCCGCTGCCTGTCCGAGGGCGTGGACGTCCCTGCGCTGGACGCCGTGCTGTTCCTGACCCCGCGCGGCTCGCAGGTCGACGTGGTCCAGTCTGTGGGCCGTGTGATGCGCAAGGCCCCCGGCAAGCAGCTCGGCTACATCGTGCTGCCGATCGTGGTGCCCTCCGGCGTCGCGCCCGAGGACGCGCTGCGCGACAACGAGCGCTACAAGGTGGTCTGGCAGGTGCTCCAGGCACTGCGCTCCCACGACGAGCGCTTCCACGCCATGATCAACCAGATCGAGCTCAACAAGCGCCGGCCCGACCGCCTGCGCATCATCGACGTCACTCCCGGGACCGACCGCCCCGGCCAGCCACCCGAGCCCGACAGCGAGCAGCTCGCCCTCGACTACGGCTTCGACGGGTTTCGTGACGCGATGTATGCGCGGATCGTCCAGAAGGTCGGCGAACGAAAGTACTGGGAGACCTGGGCCAAGGACGTCGCCGACATCGCCCAGGCCCACATCACCCGGATCAACGGACTCCTCAAGGACCCCGACTCCAACTCGGCCAAGGAGTTCAAGGAGTTCCTCGCCGGCCTCCGCGGCAACCTCAACGAGGGCATCACGCGCGACGAGGCCATCGAGATGCTCGCCCAGCACCTCATCACCGCACCGGTCTTCGAGGCGCTCTTCGCCGGCTACGACTTCCGGCAGCACAACCCCGTCGCCCGGACCATGGAGCTGATGCTCGCCTCCCTGGAGGAGCACAACCTCGCCGCCGAGCAGGCCTCCCTTGACTCCTTCTACGACTCCGTACGGCGCCGTGTCGAGGGCGTGGAGGACGCGGAGGGCAAGCAGCGGGTGATCGTCGAGCTCTACGACACCTTCTTCGCCACCGCCTTCAAGCGCACGGTCGACCGGCTCGGCATCGTCTACACGCCGATCGAGATCGTCGACTTCATCCTGCGGTCCGCCGACGAGGTGCTCCGCGCCGAGTTCGGGCAAGGCCTCACCGACGAGGGCGTGCACATCCTCGACGGCTTCACCGGCACCGGCACCTTCATCACGCGCCTCCTGGCCTCCGGCCTCATCGAGCCGCACGACCTTGCGCGTAAGTACGCTCATGAACTGCACGCCAACGAGATGCTGCTGCTCGCCTACTACATCGCTGCGGTCAATATCGAAACGACGTACGCCGCCCTCCGCCCGCGCTTCCTTGACGCGGAAGAGGTCACCAACCCCTACGAGCCGTTCCCCGGTCTTGTCCTCACCGACACGTTCCAGTCCTATGAGGACGGCGACCGCGACGACCTCGACATCTTCCCCGAGAACAACGAGCGCATCGCGCGCCAGCGGGCCTTGCCCATCACTGTGATCGTCGGAAATCCGCCCTACTCGGTGGGCCAGGACTCGGCCAACGACGACAACGCCAACCAGGCCTATCCGACGATCGACCAGGCGATCCGGGAGACGTACGCGGCGCGCTCGAACGCGAAACTGATGGCAAAGATCTACGACTCCTACATCCGAGCGATCAAGTGGGCGTCGCTACGGATCCAAGATCGCGGTGTCATCGCGTTCGTCACTAACGGAGGATGGCTGGAATCCAACTCCGCGGACGGGATGCGCTTGAGTCTTTCGGAAGAGTTCTCCACGATCCACATCTTTAACCTGCGAGGTAACCAGCGCACCGCTGGTCAACTATCGCAGCGCGAAGGAGGCAAGGTCTTCGGTGGCGGCTCGCGCGCCACTGTTGCCATCACCGTCCTGGTGAAGAAGCCAGGATCTGATGCACCCGCAACCATCCGGTACACCGACATTGGCGACTATCTCACCCGTGAAGAGAAGCTGGCGAAAATTGCTCAGGTTGGCGCTGTCACCAATCTCGAGCCTGCTCTGATCACTCCAAACATCGACGGCGACTGGGCTAGTCAGCGAGCTCAGGACTTCCCTCACTTCCTGGGCCTTACGGCGGGTGGGGTGTTTGCATCGACGGGCCTAGGGGTCGGCACCGCCCGCGACTCCTGGGTCTACGCGTCGTCGCAAACGGACCTCGAACGGCACGTGAGGCGCCACATCGACTTCTATATGGACAACCTTGGCGCAGCCGAACCCGAAGCCGACCTAAGCCGAGGCAGCTGGGGCGGCGACATCCGCAAGCATCTTGCCCGCGGACGACAGGTTTCCTTCACAGCGACCTCGGTCCGCAAAGCACTCTATCGACCCTTCACCCGTCAATGGCTCTACGTAGACCCGGTGCTAAACAACCGGCTCGGCGCTACCCCTCGGACGTCGCCGTCCGACTCCCACCCTGCCTTGGGCTTCTATTGCGTGGGCGCATCATCCGCCAACCCGTTCTCCGTTCTCATGCTCGATACCTTGTTCGATCTCCACACGACAGGAGCGGGCTCGGGCGGACAGTTCTTTCCGCGCTGGACTTGGGAACCCGCAGCCGAAGAGGGCACCCTTGACCTCCGTGGTGCCAACGACTCGGAGGTACTAGACGGGTATCGCCGCATCGACAACGTCACTGACGAGGCGCTCCGTCGCTGGCAGGCGGCGTACGACTCCAAGTGGACCAAGGACGACGTCTTTTTCTACGTCTACGGCCTGCTGCACTCTCCCAACTACCGCGACCGTTATGCCGCGGACCTGAAGAAGATGCTTCCCCGGATCCCTCTGGTCAGCACACCCGCGGATGCGCGGGCGTTCGCCACTGCAGGTCGGGCACTGAGCGACCTGCACATCGGCTACGAGACCGTGACGCCCTACCGGCTCGAGGGTCTCGAGGCGGCAGTCCAGGGCGACCCCTACGACTTCTTCGCTGTGAGTGGGAAGAAGATGCGCTTCGGCGACAAGGGCAAGGACCGGGCGGTGATCCACTACAACGACCGGATCACCCTCTCGGGGGTCCCCGAGGACGCCTACCGCTACCAACTGGGTTCGCGTTCCGCGGTCGAGTGGATCATCGACCGCTACTGGATCAAGACAGACAAGGCGTCCGGCATCGTTAACGACCCCAACGACTGGTCACGCGAGGTCGGCGATCCGCGGTACATCCTCGACCTCCTCGCCCGCGTGGTGACGGTCAGCGTCGAGACGATGCGGATCGTCGACCGTCTCCCGGCGCTTTCCCTCGCTGAGGATCAAGGCGGCGGCGCATGA
- a CDS encoding helix-turn-helix domain-containing protein — MPTKQTHASPRIPRQRVLPVYLSIEEAAEVMSLSTKTIRRRISDGSIPAYRCGRRNIRIRLDELEAAFRKLPSTGQ; from the coding sequence ATGCCGACCAAGCAGACGCACGCCAGTCCCCGCATCCCGCGACAGCGCGTGCTGCCCGTGTACCTCAGCATCGAAGAGGCAGCTGAGGTGATGTCGTTGAGCACGAAGACGATTCGTCGTCGCATCAGCGACGGCTCGATCCCGGCCTACCGATGCGGACGCCGCAACATCCGAATCCGCTTGGACGAGCTCGAGGCAGCCTTCCGAAAGCTTCCCTCTACCGGCCAGTGA
- the istA gene encoding IS21 family transposase: protein MLSVEDWAEIRRLHRAEGLPIKMIARTLGVSRNTVRAALAADGPPKYVRKPVGSAVDAFEPRIREQLQAVPTMPATVIAERIGWDRGMTVFKQRVAELRPAYLPPDPASRTTYEAGELAQFDFWFPDIELPVGYGQTRTAKRLPVMTCVTGYSRWSGGILIPTREAEDLYAGWWHLLSTQLQGVPKTLVWDGEGAVGRWRARRPELTGHCQAFRGVLGASVYICKPADPEAKGMLERLHDYLERSFLPGRRFTSPADFNVQLAGFFTKANARKMRVLGCTPGDRVDADRAAMLPLPPVPPEVGWRKTLRLPRDHYVRVDSNDYSVHPAVVGRRIEVHADLDRVWVTCEGAVVADHARVWARHQTITEFEHTVAAKHLRHGRADLLRPVADAVTGEEVEIRSLGCYDLALGLVDEPVDELVVEEVS from the coding sequence GTGTTGTCAGTGGAGGACTGGGCAGAGATCCGCAGGTTGCACCGGGCCGAGGGGTTGCCGATCAAGATGATCGCCAGGACGTTGGGCGTCTCGCGCAACACCGTCCGTGCAGCGCTGGCGGCCGACGGGCCACCGAAGTACGTGCGGAAGCCGGTGGGGTCCGCGGTCGATGCGTTCGAGCCGCGGATCCGTGAGCAACTCCAGGCCGTGCCGACGATGCCGGCCACGGTGATCGCTGAGCGGATCGGTTGGGACCGTGGGATGACGGTGTTCAAGCAGCGGGTGGCCGAGCTGCGCCCGGCCTATCTGCCGCCCGATCCCGCGTCCCGCACCACTTATGAGGCAGGTGAGCTGGCGCAGTTCGACTTCTGGTTCCCCGACATCGAGCTCCCGGTCGGCTACGGCCAGACCCGGACTGCGAAGCGGCTGCCGGTGATGACATGCGTGACCGGCTACTCCCGCTGGTCCGGCGGCATCTTGATCCCCACACGCGAAGCCGAGGACCTGTACGCAGGCTGGTGGCACCTGCTGTCGACCCAACTGCAGGGTGTCCCCAAGACGCTGGTGTGGGACGGCGAAGGAGCAGTCGGCCGGTGGCGCGCACGACGACCCGAGCTCACCGGCCACTGCCAGGCGTTCCGCGGTGTCCTGGGTGCGAGTGTGTACATCTGCAAGCCCGCCGACCCCGAAGCCAAGGGGATGCTCGAGCGGCTGCACGACTACCTCGAGAGGTCCTTCCTGCCCGGACGGCGTTTCACATCGCCGGCGGACTTCAACGTCCAGCTGGCCGGGTTCTTCACCAAGGCCAACGCCCGGAAGATGCGGGTCCTGGGCTGCACGCCCGGTGACCGGGTCGACGCCGACCGGGCCGCGATGCTGCCCCTGCCACCGGTCCCGCCAGAAGTCGGCTGGCGCAAGACGCTGCGGCTTCCCCGCGACCACTACGTCCGCGTCGACTCGAACGACTACTCCGTCCACCCCGCTGTGGTCGGGCGCCGGATCGAGGTCCACGCCGACCTCGACCGGGTGTGGGTGACCTGTGAGGGCGCGGTCGTGGCCGACCACGCCCGGGTGTGGGCACGGCACCAGACCATCACCGAGTTCGAGCACACCGTTGCCGCCAAACACCTGCGCCACGGTCGCGCAGACCTGCTGCGGCCGGTCGCCGACGCCGTGACCGGTGAGGAGGTCGAGATCCGCTCACTCGGGTGCTACGACCTAGCACTCGGCCTCGTCGACGAGCCGGTCGACGAACTGGTCGTGGAGGAGGTGTCCTGA
- the istB gene encoding IS21-like element helper ATPase IstB, with translation MATRTKTAPKTGRDVTSELEFLTRALKAPTLRESVARLAERAREESWTHEEFLAACLQREVSARESHGGEGRIRAARFPARKSLEDFDYDHARGLKRETIAHLGTLDFVAGKENVVLLGPPGTGKTHLATGLAIRACQAGHRVQFATASQWVDRLADAHHAGRLQDELRRLVRYPVLVIDEVGYIPFEPEAANLFFQLVSSRYERASLIVTSNKNFARWGEVFGDDTVAAAMIDRLVHHAEVIALKGDSYRLKNRELGRVPAAANEEN, from the coding sequence ATGGCCACCCGGACGAAGACGGCACCGAAGACCGGCCGCGATGTCACCAGCGAGCTGGAGTTCCTGACCCGGGCGTTGAAGGCACCCACCCTGCGCGAGTCGGTCGCCCGGCTGGCCGAACGTGCCCGCGAGGAGTCCTGGACCCACGAGGAGTTCCTGGCCGCCTGCCTGCAACGCGAGGTGTCAGCGCGGGAGTCCCACGGTGGCGAGGGCCGGATCCGCGCAGCCCGGTTCCCGGCCCGCAAGAGCCTCGAGGACTTCGACTACGACCACGCCCGTGGCCTGAAGCGAGAGACCATCGCGCACCTGGGCACCCTGGACTTCGTCGCCGGTAAGGAGAACGTCGTGCTCCTCGGCCCACCCGGCACCGGGAAGACCCACCTGGCCACCGGGCTGGCGATCCGGGCCTGCCAGGCCGGGCACCGGGTCCAGTTCGCCACCGCGTCCCAATGGGTCGATCGGCTCGCTGACGCCCACCACGCCGGCCGACTGCAAGACGAGCTGCGACGGCTGGTCCGCTATCCGGTGCTGGTCATCGACGAGGTCGGCTACATCCCGTTCGAGCCCGAGGCCGCCAACCTGTTCTTCCAGCTCGTCTCATCGCGCTACGAACGCGCCAGCCTCATCGTCACCAGCAACAAGAACTTCGCCCGCTGGGGCGAGGTCTTCGGCGACGACACCGTCGCCGCCGCGATGATCGACCGGCTCGTCCACCACGCCGAAGTCATCGCCTTGAAGGGCGACTCCTACCGGCTGAAGAACCGAGAACTCGGCCGCGTCCCCGCGGCCGCCAACGAAGAGAACTAG